The Oncorhynchus clarkii lewisi isolate Uvic-CL-2024 chromosome 8, UVic_Ocla_1.0, whole genome shotgun sequence nucleotide sequence ATATCAGTCGTTGAAACAAAAAACACACCTGATGCTATTGACAATCTAAGGATCTCTCCCTCTAACATCTAACCCCAACTGGCACAGTCTACCCTACGTATTTTTTCTATAATGCATCCCTTTAGTCTCTCCCAGCGTGTTCTCCTGCTGCTCAGTACTCTGCTGGGCCTGTGCCAGGGTCTGGAGTTCACAGGCTCCGAGGGTCAGTGGGCTCGGTATGTCCGCTGGGACGCCAGCACCAGAAGTGAGCTCACCTTCCAGTTCAAGACAGCCGCGTCCGATGCCCTGATCCTCTACTTTGACGATGGCGGCTACTGCGACTTCCTGCTCCTCACTGTCACGGACGGGAAGCTCCAGCTCTGCTTCAGTGTCGACTGCGCCGAGACCACGGTCACCTCTGAGAAATCGGTCAACGATAGCCGCTGGCATTTCGCTACAGTCAGCCGACACAACCTCAGAACGGTCCTAGCCCTGGACGGGCAGACCAAGGCGGACGAGGTTCGACCACAGCGCCAGTTCATGAAGATCGTCAGCGACCTCTTCCTCGGAGGTGTACCCGGAGACATCAGGACTTCGGCCATCACCCTGCCGACGGTTAGAGAGCTGCCACCGTTCAAAGGAGTTATCACAGATCTGAATTACGGAAACAAGGTTCCCACGCTGATCAACAGTCAGAAGGTGCGTCTGGAGATGATGGGTCTCTGTACAGAGAACCCGTGTGAGAACGGAGGCCACTGCTCCATGGCTGATGGAGAACCCTACTGTGACTGCGCCAAAACTGGATATACCGGACGGACCTGCGGTGAAGGTAAGATCGTTCAGTCTTACCGACCAATGTCTTTGTTGAATGTAGACAGCAAGGTACAAATAATGAATGCTAAAGGTGTTTATACAATATTTGAATTGAACGAACTGACTCTTTTCTCCAAGGTTTTTGCTACACTGTACCATTTCCATGTTGAAAAAAACAATGTACAAGAGCATGTCGACAGATTCAGCTCGAACAGAAAACATGgacatctctgtgtgggtggttCCTCTTTCACAGTTTATTTCAAATGAATTGTATGTTGTATGTGGGAGTTATATTGGAAGTGATGTACCAGGATATACCGTCTCTGCATTCTATTGTTACTTTCATGAGAAATCTGTGCAGGGATGCAATATTCTTTGATAAGAGTCATATTACAATGTTCAGTCATTTTTCTTCCCATATATTCAGCTCCTGCAAGTGTTACAGGGGCCAGAAGGTACAAAATGGTTTGAATAATTAGGAACATCTTTATCTTTCTCCTCTTGGTCACTTATGCCAAGGCTGCCTCTGCTATGTGTCTTATTGAAATGTAGTGCTCTGACAAAGCTCATAGTAAATTCCTACTTTAGTCCTTAGTTCTGCCTTCATGAGACAGGAAGCTACCGTATCTCTCAGACAACATCACCTCCTTCCTCTTTTTCATCGGTCTGGAGTGTATTGGGTGACTTAGAGACTAGAGACCCATGATGGCTGAGTTTGATTCACTGCTGACCCACTTCCCGTTACTGCCTGGTTAGGTCACTTCCTGGCTGGTTAGGCCAGAGTGAAAGGTTGAATAATGACACAACTCCATCTTGAAATACAGGGGATGAATGCACACTGAGTACTCCTCCATTTGTGGCTTGTTACCTTATACTGCAGCTCTTTTTCCCATTTTTGGTTCTAATTGTTTTAGGGtttcaaacatttattttttattttggatACTAGCTATTTACTCCACCCCACTGCTATGCTTAGCATTCCAAAACACAAGATATGGTATGTCAGAAAACCGCTGCACTGTCAGTCTCAGTGACTGGGCGTTATCCTTTAGTCTGGTTCCGTTCTCTCTCAGCCACTGTCTAACaatgaggagagaagaagagatccATCCATTCATTTGAGAGCTTCTCTCAGGCCGACACAGAGCTGCCATGGGAGCGATAACATTCTTGTGCTAAAACAACTGAGATTTAATAGGTTGCTTGTGATTCAGGATGACGGTTGAATAGAGGGCCATGTCACCGCCCCAGGGCAGTGCTTCTAATTTACAACGCAGCACTCTTATTGGCGGAGAGGACAAACGCCACTAGACAGGAGCACAGCACTGAGAGCACTCTCCTGCTGTGCTAACTGGAACAGCCCCCTGTGTCCAGCACGCACACAGctttccaatctctctctctctctctctctctctctctctctctctctctctctctctctctctctctctcccccacccctctatatctctccctccgaTTAATTTATGTGGCTGATTGTTGATTACGCCGCAGAGACGCTGAAGCATAATTAGGAGGATAATGAGAGCAGAAATGGCTAATTTGACCAGGAAACTCTGGGACAAATACCACACTAAATTCAAACTGACATCTGCAATCGACAACGCCTTATAGGGAGTTCTTATTGTTACAGTATGTCTACAACTGCTAAAGCATGTTGTTTTTTCTTCAGACACTATTGCACTGCAGTACAATACAGAGAGCATATTTTGCCCACATTGCTTAACATCACCGTCAGCACATGAGACATTAGAGACACAACTGTTCTTAAGTCTGTGCCTGTGTAGTGTCTGTGTGATTTTGATGCTGCATCATGTGTTACGCTAATGAGTAATGGGTGCAATCTGTCGGACCTGTaagtgtttactgtgtgtgtgtttgtgtgtttgtgtgtgtgtgtgtgtatgtaaggcAGACTGTCTTTAGCCATgcagccagccacacacacacacacacacacacacacacacacacacacacacacacacacacacacacacacacacacacagctgcagttAGAGTTATCCTAGCGGGCCCTGGAGCAGGATTCATACAGCAGGCAGATGGCAAGGCCCACTAGGCCTCAGAAGCATTTAgcatttagactgggatgggcTGTATCACGTATGCTCAGCTCATAGTTTTCACAGTTGTTAACTTCAACCTAGCCTGCTTAAAGGCTGTTAATACAATGTACAGTGTAGTGCAATTCAGTGATTAGCATTTGCATTTGTACATGAACTATAGGCTAAACTAATCAAGTGACAATGGGTTAGTTTAGCCTATATTATAGTAGCTGAAACAAGAGGATTGGGTTTAGCCTAGCCTAGCGGAAACATCATCATCAGGCCTTAGCCCCACAGGATGATTAGGTTAGCCCTAGCTAGCTGAAACATCATCAACAGCAACATTATCGTCAAAGCCTGCCCTGGGTTAGCCTAACTGTAGTTAGCAAAAGCTTCATTAGCAACTAGCAATCAGGATTAGGTTATCTTAGCTAGCTGAAAGTTCAAATTATGACTTAGTTAGCCTTGCTAGTTgaaacatcatcatcattaaacATTACATCAGCACCATCATCATTCCCCAGCCCAGGATGACTGGGATTTGCATACCTCTAACATAATCATTATCCCAGCCCTTAGCCCTCATCTCCAAAGAGCCACATAGAGCCCAGTCCGCCAGGATGACTGTGTTAGCCTAGCTAGCCTAGCTGTAACATAACCAGCATCATTAtcctagccctcagccctcaTCCTGCCCACAGAGCTCAGCCCTAAACCACCAACCTGCAGAATAAGACAATAAACAGATGGCCATAAAACACATGTTCAATCTGTCCGCCCATGTGGATCAGGGCGTATCAGTGTTTAGGTGCGTCAGAGCGGAGGGGCTGGAATAAGACACTGTTTGCTCGCCCCCGTGCTGTTCGGTAATATTACAGACATTGCGGTGAAGTGGTGTTATCATCAGTCAaatggatgcgtcccaaatggcaccctattccctacatagtgcactacttttgaccagagccccatagggaatagggtgccatttgtgatgctgGCAATGCTATCATCAGTCAACGTGTGAAATTATTAATGATTTCTGCAGAGTCATTTGGAATGTGGCATATCTTATCTCTGTTCATTGTTTCTTATATGGCCTTGaaatgtaatgtgttgtgttcccAAACCTATTAAATTAAATGAATAGATTTGACATTTGAAAGACTGGATGCCTCAGGGGTATTTTAATTACAAATGAGATATTCAGAATGTTAAAGCTATTATGAGCTATCGACATGTGCTCTAGGATTATGTAACGTACAACCTGATTGCCATGTTCTCATCATCGGACTTCTACAACTTCCTTCATTTTAATAAGCGGTCTAAAAATACCTTATTGAACTGTAAAAACGGCCCCGCGAAAACAGTAGTAATTGAAGGCTGGGGCAAACAAACTGTTAAACAAGTGCTGAAGAGATGCCTAGGAGCTCTGCTTTGGGGATTAATAAACATACATGGAGAAATGACTGTTACAATAATCTTACTATGGAAATAGGTCaggggggaaaaaataaaaagagGGAGGACTtgcctgatgtgtgtgtgtgtgtgtgtgtgtgtgtgtgtgtgtgtgtgtgtgtgtgtgcctgtgtgcttgcatgtctctgtgtgtgtatgtgtgtctctgcgtgcgcgtgtgtgtgtgcgtgcatgcgcctAATTCCAACACAAGCGGAGTGCAGAGGGCATTTGTGTCCGGTCCCAAGCCTGACAGTGACGTTAGAATTTCAGTGGGATGGGATGGAGGATGGCGTCGCTAGCTGCAGCGGCTGGTAAAGTGGAGCAGGAAGAGGATTACACAGGAACCACATGTTCTCCTATCTTCCGTCCATTGGCTTGTTCTGGACACTGCAGCCAGCTCTGTGAAGGGAAGGAGGAAAGCTTTAGCTGCATGTGTTTTGCAACCCAGCatttcacagacacacacgcgcCAGGGACACCAAATCCCCCTCTCGCCTGCAGGGATGCTGTCTATCAGGCTTCTGCTACCTCCCTTCTTTAGTCTTTCGCCCTTCGCTCCTTGTCTTTAACCCTGTGAGCCAATGTCGTACTCCGTAATCTGGCTACTTCAGCTACTGAAACATTAGCTGTTCCTGCAGGTGGTGCCtccattttttaatttttttttatgttgCAATATCCATTGAGTATTTGTCGACCGTGTCACGTTAACATGAGTAACAAGATGGCCGTCAGCGAACAACATGGCCGTCAGTGTACAACATGGCCGTCAGTGTACAACATGGCCGTCAGCGAACAACATGGCCGTCAGCGAACAACATGGCCGTCAGCGAACAACATGGCCGTCAGTGTACAACATGGCCGTCAGCGAACAACATGGCCGTCAGTGTACAACATGGCCGTCAGCGAACAACATGGCCGTCAGCGAACAACATGGCCGTCAGCGAACAACATGGCCGTCAGCGAACAACATGGCCGTCAGCGTACAACATGGCCGTCAGTGTACAACATGGCCGTCAGCGAACAACATGGCCGTCAGTGTACAACATGGCCGTCAGTGTACAACATGGCCGTCAGCGAACAACATGGCCGTCAGTGTACAACATGGCCGTCAGTGTACAACATGGCCGTCAGCGAACAACATGGCCGTCAGCGAACAACATTGCCGTCAGTGAACAACATGGCCGTCAGTGAACAACATGGGCATAGGTAGCAGGATGAGTGGCCATTTTTAGTACCTCCATCATGCCCTCCACTCTACCACTATAACCACTATAGATAGCTACAGCTATCAGCACAAAATAAAAATAACCCTCTTCCCACATGTTCAGTGGGAATTTACAGCCTCCATGCAGATAACACGATTGAGTGGCCATTTTGAGTGTATGCCCTTCACTTTAACCACTTGCTATCTATCAAATAAATACAAGAAACCCTCTTCCCACACGCTGGTTGGTTGGATGGGTGGGAATTGAATGGCCTCCAGTGTGGCCGGCCGGCCAGAGATCTAACCACTGCAGCTAGCGTTAATTGCTTTGAATCAAATTAATATCTGATATGGCGTATTAGCCTGGCACTTTAAACATCTAATACAGTCCTTCTTAATTACGATCTGTTTCATTTCCTCCCACTACATGTTGCTCTCAGGGGCTGATTAAAGAAATCTGTTGGCATTTAGCTTTTACAACCGTTCCAGCTACACGCACACTTGCTCGAACTcgctcgctcgcacacacacacacacacacacacacacacacacacacacacacacacacacacacacacacacacacacacacacacacacacacccgagtGGCCAGGGTTAAGATGTCTTGAGGTTAAGGAGGGATAGCCGAAGACAGCTGTAGCATAGCCGTGTGAGAATTCATGGCATCCCGTTGTGCGGTTACTTCATGTGTGTAAATTCAATgtgttacattttatttatttttatttttttacatgacACTCTAGAGCTAGAAATAATACAGACTACACATTTATGTAGGTTCAACATCCTCCGAGGCTTGCAGCGTTGGGCCTCTGGGTGTTGAGTTTCAGGGCTGTAACTTTCAATCATTTTTTACCCGATGAAAACGATGCTGAACCCCTGAAGGAGTAAACAGTGTGCATTCCTACAAGCCAATGTGAAGTCAGGGGAGGTTGTGATGGTGTGCAGAAAGGATTTGGGTCGGCAGTGAAGTGAACTCTGGGGGTTGGTGGCGGAGGGTTGggttggcggggggggggggggggggacgatcgGTCCGGGGGATTTCTAGATATCCACAAACCTCACAACATCATAAATCCGCATCTGGCTCTCTACAGGAGCAGGGATTTATGCCTCTCTAGCtttaactatgtgtatgtgaggAACACTGTGGTATATACAATGCTAAATATTATGTCTTTCCTGAAATATTTGCTGCGATTTGAAAGAGTTGTTTAATTAATACAATTAATCAGATTAATTGATGATGATTTACAATGTACAATCTGGTTCCCTGAAAGGATGGGACAGATGTTTCATGTGTTCTTCTCTCcacaggatttttttttgtgttgttATTTTTAAACAGGCATGTACAGGGACAGCTCTGGTCCTTTACATGTTAACAGAAAAATAATGCTTCCGTGTGTTGTTAGGTATTTATTTTGCATGATAGACACCATGCAAGCCAAAGCAGTGTGATGCTAATGCTAGGTATCTCTCTGCCTTCTCCTGCCTCCCCCTGCTAACTCCTCAGCAGCCGTTCAGAGGAAACCAGGTGAGTTCTGTTTCTCAGATGAGACTCACatatggaaggaggagagggttCAATAGTTACAGGACACATTTTCAGACAGCACGCACAGTACGGTGTACAGCAAGATAATAAAGTAAATACGAACGTAAGAAAGATTACAATGTCCACATGCATCACAGAAATTGCAAAAATAAACTGGTCTATCAATAGGCCTATAGAAATCAACGTGATTAACATTTTTGCAGCGTAGTCGTGCCTGATGCTTCTACCACATTTTGATCTAAACTTGAAGCTTTTCCATGCCCTACGGAAAGCTTTGTTTTCAGTGTTGATAGCCATGCTTTGCCTTTATAGCGAAGCATGCCTGACCACAATGCAGCAGTATTGGTGTGTTCTTatactctctgtctccatctcgccttcttcttctccctcaaGGCTTAGCACATCTGAAGGCATCTGAGTCAGGTACgatctcttcttttctctctcctcgccTGCTTTGGGGTcagattgagtgtgtgtgtttctctgtgcacTGCCCCTTCGCAGCCACGTCTCCTCtacctgtcagtgtgtgtcagtgtgctcTGTTGTCATCGTAGTGTTGCAGGGGAGGATGGAGCTGCACAGCATGTCCTGATCATACTGTGCCCCCCGTGCCCCCTCCTGTGCCCCCTCCCATGCCCCTTCCCCAGGTTTCTCTGTATTACATAATGGTGTGTTGGCTCACTGCTGTGTCTAACAGTCTAACATGCAGTGGCAACATCTGCTCTTCCTACTCTAGCCTGACCTCAGCAGataatgactgtgtgtgtgtgcgtgtgtgcgtgtgtgcgtgtgtgtgtgtgtgtgtgtgtgtgtgtgtgtgtgtgtgtgtgtgtgtgtgtgtgtgtgtgtgtgtgagagagagagagaaagtgtgtgcacGTGTATGTGAATGCTTCCTCCatatgtgtgtttgcgtgtgtgtgtattgcagTTCAGGGGAAGATGCTACTCTGCCTGGACTCTGGCCTAACAACACAGTCCCACACTACAATATTCTCCCGTCATCCCCACATCCCTGTCAGCCTCACACATGTA carries:
- the LOC139415433 gene encoding neurexin-3b-like; the encoded protein is MHPFSLSQRVLLLLSTLLGLCQGLEFTGSEGQWARYVRWDASTRSELTFQFKTAASDALILYFDDGGYCDFLLLTVTDGKLQLCFSVDCAETTVTSEKSVNDSRWHFATVSRHNLRTVLALDGQTKADEVRPQRQFMKIVSDLFLGGVPGDIRTSAITLPTVRELPPFKGVITDLNYGNKVPTLINSQKVRLEMMGLCTENPCENGGHCSMADGEPYCDCAKTGYTGRTCGEAAVQRKPGLAHLKASESGFHVFSLNLLNVHFLNIRL